ATCTGTACTATACACAATAATATTTGGAAATATTTTTTTTAGAATTATTGCAATAACCCCACTTCCAGTACCTATATCCATTATATACTTATAATTATATTTTTGTATTATTTCTTTCGCAATATTTATTAAATCTTCAGTTTCTACTCTAGGAATTAATACATTATTATCAACATAAAATTCGTAATCATAAAAAGTAACCTTATTAGTTATATATTCTAAAGGATAATCGTCTATTATTATTTTCCTTAATTTTTTATCTAATTTATTGTCTATAATAAAATTATCATCTATTAGTATTTTTGATATAGGAATAGCAGTTATTTCTGAAATTAATTTTGCAACAAAATAAAGGGGATTACCAATCCCCTTTTTATTCAATATATTTATATATTTTTTTATAAATTCTTTTAATGTCATATTCCTAAAATTGTTCTTACCTCATCAGAAGCTTTTGAAGGGTCCCAAGGAGGATCAAAAGTTAATTCAA
The window above is part of the Marinitoga sp. 38H-ov genome. Proteins encoded here:
- a CDS encoding HemK/PrmC family methyltransferase; translated protein: MTLKEFIKKYINILNKKGIGNPLYFVAKLISEITAIPISKILIDDNFIIDNKLDKKLRKIIIDDYPLEYITNKVTFYDYEFYVDNNVLIPRVETEDLINIAKEIIQKYNYKYIMDIGTGSGVIAIILKKIFPNIIVYSTDISKDALKVAVKNAKIHNVEINFIHSNIFENVPENIIEKIQFIVSNPPYVESEYYYNNPSLKHEPKIALEAGSDGQDFFRELVKYKKILKKHMLFETTEFNIDKTAKILSEYGKIKIYNDSFGVKRFVEKEGEL